Proteins encoded together in one Xenopus laevis strain J_2021 chromosome 6L, Xenopus_laevis_v10.1, whole genome shotgun sequence window:
- the LOC108718452 gene encoding uncharacterized protein LOC108718452 — MASGSDPAREDREANRSQSSLLIERKDLFEETSSVISGGPRVYKLVLHEEYAQGKYRKLQFGTENPLKQHKIIMLVGATGSGKTTLINALINYILGVKWEDNYRLILIKENTNRSQAHSQTSEVTAYQLNYIEAFTVPYNLTIIDTPGFDDTRGRDHDKEIPKQLKLCFDSPGSISHIDAIYFALQSSLARLTSTQEYIFGSMLSIFAKDIEKNIQICATFADAGKPMVLQALIESEVSCVKNKKGIPVYFKFNNCALYVKKSEEEEEDDDEEEKNDNSFLKGMWDIGKTESEKLLIDLEKMESKSLLLTKEVLKERQTLEDKLVQLQGITEKIALDNKELSKLNHNLKGIEQIIGMNKNYKGEEHKDVNKKIPIHGGVYNCERCEETCTRNGFLLQETWNVVKWGLSKKFCLCDHDKSAHRYQSFEWKKESVTIVNINEDMKKKYEEACKQEKVTKKEIENKEIETKKKQTERKELIEKVARVLRCLQKISLKPNPLTVTDYIDLLISKERQEGKPGFQERIASLVEFKSNLSK, encoded by the coding sequence TCTGTTATATCAGGAGGCCCCCGTGTTTATAAGTTGGTTCTACATGAGGAATATGCACAAGGAAAGTACAGAAAACTGCAGTTTGGGACTGAAAACCCattaaaacaacacaaaataataatgttgGTGGGAGCAACAGGATCAGGTAAAACAACTCTCATCAATGCTCTGATCAACTACATCCTGGGAGTAAAATGGGAAGATAATTACAGGTTGATTCTCATTAAGGAAAATACAAACAGGAGCCAAGCCCACAGCCAGACCTCTGAAGTCACTGCCTACCAACTCAATTATATAGAGGCATTTACTGTCCCCTATAACCTGACAATCATTGATACCCCGGGGTTTGATGACACAAGGGGCCGAGACCATGACAAAGAGATTCCCAAGCAGCTGAAATTATGTTTTGACTCACCCGGGAGTATTAGTCACATTGAtgccatttattttgcacttCAGTCCAGTTTGGCTCGTTTGACAAGTACacaagaatatatttttggatcAATGTTGTCAATTTTTGCAAAGGATATAGAGAAGAACATACAGATCTGTGCTACGTTTGCAGATGCCGGGAAACCAATGGTCTTACAGGCGCTTATTGAATCCGAAGTCTCATGTGTAAAGAACAAAAAAGGAATTCCTGTGTATTTCAAGTTCAATAATTGTGCTCTGTATGTAAAGAagtcagaggaagaggaggaggatgatgatgaagaagaaaaaaatgacaattcaTTTCTTAAGGGGATGTGGGATATAGGAAAAACAGAATCAGAAAAGTTGTTAATTGATTTAGAAAAAATGGAATCGAAAAGTCTACTTTTAACAAAGGAAGTGTTAAAAGAGAGGCAGACACTCGAGGACAAATTAGTTCAGCTACAGGGAATTACTGAGAAAATTGCACTGGACAACAAagagttatccaaactcaatcATAATTTGAAAGGCATTGAACAAATTATTGGAATGAACAAAAATTATAAAGGTGAAGAACATAAAGATGTAAACAAAAAAATCCCAATACATGGAGGGGTATATAACTGTGAAAGGTGTGAAGAAACATGTACACGTAATGGATTCTTGTTGCAAGAAACTTGGAATGTGGTTAAATGGGGTTTAAGCAAGAAGTTCTGCTTGTGTGACCACGATAAGAGCGCACATAGATATCAGAGTTTCGAATGGAAAAAAGAGAGTGTAACCATTGTGAATATTAATgaagatatgaaaaaaaaatatgaggagGCATGTAAACAGGAAAAAGTCACTAAAAAGGAGATTGAAAATAAGGAGATTGAAACGAAAAAGAAGCAAACAGAACGAAAGGAGCTTATTGAGAAAGTTGCTCGTGTTCTCAGATGTCTACAAAAAATCTCTCTAAAACCCAACCCACTCACTGTCACTGATTATATTGATTTGCTTATCAGTAAAGAGAGACAAGAAGGGAAACCTGGATTTCAAGAGAGAATTGCTTCCCTGGTGGAATTCAAATCAAATCtcagcaaataa